From a single Silene latifolia isolate original U9 population chromosome 6, ASM4854445v1, whole genome shotgun sequence genomic region:
- the LOC141658959 gene encoding E3 ubiquitin-protein ligase WAV3-like gives MVLDKEEQRCGVDIVVVLDLGGFIHGKKLKKLKTWTNFFVKKLSPIDRLSIVTFSKNAGRLCPLTRMNEYGKDNVELLINKLKGDGYTNITAGLQTALNILAQRRQKAGRTSAVLLMSDGKLTNGCDHPSTVDVSDVPVYTIGLGNDHDSQLLQDIATRSYKGTYSIADMEEWNLNIAFSSCQEGLLNVFVQDLQLTITQLGSDIQDVRAGNYNQTRDNESVTISFGNVYNYEKFRTTVFLSLPAVKEQTAIDILKVALSYRYVPSILLPLFYCKQFESIVQNALSNCYCLQANRWAGFVN, from the exons ATGGTGTTGGATAAGGAGGAGCAAAGATGTGGAGTTGATATAGTCGTGGTACTGGATTTGGGTGGTTTTATCCATGGCAAAAAATTGAAGAAGTTGAAAACATGGACGAACTTCTTTGTGAAGAAACTCAGCCCGATTGATCGTTTGTCAATAGTCACATTCTCAAAGAATGCGGGAAGGTTGTGCCCATTGACTAGAATGAACGAGTATGGAAAAGACAATGTTGAGTTGCTAATCAATAAGTTAAAAGGCGATGGTTACACAAATATCACAGCAGGCCTACAAACAGCCTTAAATATCTTGGCCCAACGTAGACAAAAGGCGGGACGTACATCAGCTGTCTTGCTTATGTCCGACGGGAAACTAACTAATGGATGTGATCACCCTTCTACTGTTGACGTCTCGGATGTTCCTGTTTACACTATTGGTCTCGGTAATGATCATGATAGCCAG CTGCTTCAAGATATAGCAACCAGGAGCTACAAGGGAACTTATTCGATTGCAGATATGGAAGAATGGAATTTGAATATAGCATTTTCGTCATGTCAAGAGGGGCTCCTTAATGTGTTTGTACAAGACTTGCAGTTAACCATCACCCAACTCGGGTCAGATATCCAAGATGTGCGTGCAGGAAATTATAATCAGACTCGTGATAACGAATCTGTTACTATTTCATTTGGGAACGTCTACAACTATGAGAAATTTAGGACGACCGTGTTTCTTAGTCTTCCCGCTGTTAAAGAACAAACTGCAATTGATATCCTCAAAGTTGCCTTGTCCTATAGGTATGTACCTTCAATTTTACTTCCTCTATTTTACTGTAAACAATTCGAGTCAATTGTGCAAAATGCCTTATCTAATTGCTACTGCCTGCAGGCCAACCGGTGGGCGGGCTTTGTTAATTAA